In the Solibacillus sp. FSL K6-1523 genome, one interval contains:
- a CDS encoding TRAP transporter substrate-binding protein yields the protein MRLSIKKFAMLGLFLLMIMALAACGGEESPTSGAKGDAGTDVKAQVLKVAFNQPETHPQYKAMVEFGEKLKERTGGAYEIEMFPNELLGAQRETIELAQTGTIAMSIVAGGLLENFNEDFAVFNLPYVFESAQHQMSVLNDQEIVGDLYASLKDQGLFVAGAFHSGVRNVYNSKKPINTPEDLKGMKIRIIESDTNIQMMDLMGGVGTPMGQGEVYTAIQSGVIDGGENNELIFSDLKHSEISPYYSYTKHLMFPDYLLINSKLFDGMSKEHQEIFQEELQVAIEQEVKMWDEDVKKATADAEAAGAIFNDVDTNIFREATKPVIEAKLSSDNAKALYEKVRSAAK from the coding sequence ATGAGACTTTCAATTAAAAAGTTTGCGATGCTAGGTTTATTTTTATTAATGATAATGGCTTTAGCCGCTTGTGGTGGTGAGGAATCACCGACATCAGGTGCAAAAGGTGATGCAGGGACTGATGTAAAAGCACAAGTATTAAAAGTAGCGTTTAACCAACCTGAAACACATCCACAGTATAAGGCAATGGTGGAATTTGGTGAAAAATTAAAAGAGCGTACAGGTGGCGCATATGAAATCGAAATGTTCCCGAATGAACTATTAGGTGCGCAACGTGAAACAATTGAGTTAGCACAAACAGGTACAATTGCCATGTCAATTGTTGCAGGTGGTTTATTAGAAAACTTTAATGAAGATTTTGCCGTATTTAACTTACCATATGTGTTCGAATCGGCGCAGCATCAAATGTCTGTGTTAAATGATCAAGAAATTGTTGGTGATTTATATGCTTCATTAAAAGATCAAGGATTATTTGTAGCTGGGGCATTCCACTCGGGCGTACGTAATGTATATAACAGTAAAAAACCAATTAACACACCAGAAGATTTAAAAGGAATGAAGATTCGTATTATTGAGTCAGATACGAATATTCAAATGATGGATCTTATGGGTGGAGTAGGTACGCCAATGGGTCAAGGTGAAGTGTATACAGCTATTCAATCAGGTGTCATTGATGGAGGAGAAAATAACGAACTAATTTTCTCAGATTTAAAGCATTCTGAAATTTCACCTTACTATTCTTATACAAAACATTTAATGTTCCCGGACTATTTACTAATTAACTCGAAGTTATTTGATGGTATGTCAAAAGAACATCAAGAAATTTTCCAAGAAGAATTACAAGTAGCGATCGAACAAGAAGTTAAAATGTGGGATGAAGATGTTAAAAAAGCAACGGCTGATGCAGAAGCAGCAGGCGCAATCTTCAATGATGTCGATACAAACATATTCCGCGAAGCTACGAAACCTGTTATTGAAGCAAAACTTTCTTCAGATAATGCAAAAGCATTATATGAAAAAGTTCGCTCAGCAGCAAAATAA
- a CDS encoding C-terminal binding protein, whose translation MKVIITDCDHSDIQIETAIFKDFNIDFELQQNKTAADLIKNCQQATVVINQYAPFNEEVLSSLPNLKVIIRYGVGVNNIDLDAATKYGVQVCNVPDYGTQEVADHALAMTLALTRKIPLMDKLVKDGNWDYQASVPIYRHSEQTVGIVGVGRIGSAFALKVKALGMKIIAFDTSAEKKMQTDEYSFIEFVSFDELVEQSDVISIHCPSDQAMNLFNKSVFTKMKNSAYVINVSRGGIIDEEALYNALVTKEIAGAALDVAVKEPIDKASPLLTLDQFICTPHMAWYSEQAAQELKRKVAEEAVRYVQGQTLHYPVNKLNN comes from the coding sequence ATGAAAGTCATCATTACGGATTGTGATCATTCAGATATTCAAATTGAAACTGCTATTTTCAAAGATTTTAATATCGATTTTGAATTACAACAAAATAAAACAGCAGCAGATTTAATCAAAAATTGCCAGCAAGCAACGGTGGTAATAAATCAGTACGCACCATTTAACGAAGAAGTGCTATCTTCACTACCAAACTTGAAAGTAATTATCCGTTATGGTGTGGGGGTCAATAATATTGATTTAGACGCCGCAACGAAATATGGTGTACAAGTTTGCAACGTTCCGGATTATGGTACACAAGAGGTGGCCGATCATGCACTTGCAATGACATTGGCTTTGACAAGAAAAATCCCGTTAATGGATAAGCTCGTAAAAGACGGAAATTGGGATTATCAAGCGAGTGTCCCAATTTATCGTCATAGTGAACAAACAGTAGGTATTGTTGGCGTTGGGCGAATTGGTTCAGCTTTTGCACTTAAAGTAAAGGCGCTTGGTATGAAAATAATTGCCTTTGATACATCTGCCGAAAAGAAAATGCAAACGGATGAATACTCGTTTATCGAGTTTGTATCATTTGATGAACTAGTTGAACAGTCAGATGTTATTTCCATCCATTGTCCTTCAGATCAAGCGATGAATCTATTTAATAAATCCGTGTTTACTAAAATGAAAAATAGTGCATATGTAATCAATGTTTCTAGAGGTGGAATCATAGATGAAGAGGCACTTTATAATGCACTTGTTACGAAAGAGATTGCAGGTGCGGCACTGGATGTAGCGGTGAAAGAGCCGATTGACAAAGCTTCACCATTATTAACATTAGATCAATTTATTTGTACACCTCATATGGCTTGGTATTCAGAACAAGCCGCGCAAGAATTAAAACGTAAAGTGGCAGAGGAAGCAGTGAGATACGTGCAAGGACAAACCTTACACTATCCTGTGAATAAATTAAACAACTAA
- the kduI gene encoding 5-dehydro-4-deoxy-D-glucuronate isomerase has product MKIIYAHHPEDVKNYTTDKLREQFLMEKVFVPNEATFSYSHVDRIIYGGIQPIDRQVTLDAGKELAAQYFLERREMGVINIGGPGRIHCDGTAFEVGNKEALYIGRGTQDLSFESVDSENPAKFYVNCCPAHKTYPTTKIDLEKAIQRPMGTDENMNKRVINQYIHPDVLDTCQLSMGMTVLEEGSGWNTMPCHTHERRMEVYFYFNMEEDTRVFHLMGQPQETRHIVMANEQAVLSPSWSIHSGIGTKQYTFIWGMCGENLDFDDMDHVAMQDLK; this is encoded by the coding sequence ATGAAAATTATTTATGCACACCATCCAGAAGATGTAAAAAACTATACAACGGATAAACTGCGCGAACAGTTTTTGATGGAAAAGGTATTTGTTCCAAACGAAGCTACTTTTAGTTATAGCCATGTAGATAGAATCATTTATGGTGGGATTCAACCGATTGATAGACAAGTAACACTTGATGCAGGGAAAGAACTTGCAGCACAATACTTTTTAGAACGTCGCGAAATGGGTGTCATTAATATTGGTGGACCTGGCCGTATTCATTGTGACGGAACTGCTTTTGAGGTAGGCAATAAAGAGGCACTTTATATTGGGCGTGGGACACAAGATTTAAGCTTTGAATCAGTAGATAGCGAGAATCCTGCAAAATTTTATGTGAATTGTTGTCCAGCACATAAAACATACCCAACGACAAAAATTGATTTGGAAAAAGCGATTCAACGTCCAATGGGTACGGATGAAAATATGAACAAACGAGTAATCAACCAATACATTCATCCAGATGTACTGGATACTTGTCAGTTAAGTATGGGAATGACGGTACTTGAAGAAGGTAGTGGCTGGAACACAATGCCATGTCATACACATGAACGCCGTATGGAAGTTTATTTCTACTTTAATATGGAAGAGGATACACGTGTATTTCATTTAATGGGTCAACCACAGGAAACGCGCCATATCGTAATGGCAAATGAACAAGCAGTACTATCACCAAGCTGGTCTATCCATTCAGGAATTGGGACGAAACAATATACATTCATATGGGGAATGTGTGGAGAAAACTTAGATTTCGATGATATGGATCATGTCGCGATGCAAGATTTGAAATAA
- a CDS encoding IclR family transcriptional regulator, whose product MAIVQSIERAFVILEQLSEHPNGMQITKLAGNTGLSKSTVHRLLATLIELQYVIQDEETERYKLSYRALYLSRNILSNSSLITIAKPILQKLVEEINETIHLCIEEKEEVVYIEKIESNQTIRMYSRIGSRAPMYCTGVGKMMLSDKSDSELTNIANRIHYTKKTNNTILNTEDLMLEINTIRKQGFALDNIENEEGIRCIAAPIYDFSGKIIASFSISGPSSRITLERIDNDLAEKILATAKIISLQLGYTN is encoded by the coding sequence ATGGCAATCGTACAATCCATCGAACGTGCTTTTGTAATACTGGAGCAATTATCTGAACATCCAAATGGCATGCAAATTACGAAACTCGCAGGTAATACAGGCTTGTCTAAAAGTACCGTGCACCGCCTATTAGCGACTCTTATTGAATTGCAATACGTTATTCAGGATGAAGAGACCGAACGATACAAACTGAGTTATCGCGCACTGTATTTATCAAGGAATATTTTAAGTAATTCAAGTTTGATTACCATCGCAAAACCTATATTGCAAAAACTTGTTGAGGAAATTAATGAAACAATCCATCTATGCATCGAGGAAAAAGAAGAAGTCGTGTATATTGAAAAAATAGAAAGCAATCAAACAATTCGCATGTATTCTCGCATCGGTAGTCGTGCCCCAATGTACTGTACCGGTGTTGGAAAAATGATGCTCTCTGATAAAAGCGATTCAGAACTAACTAACATCGCCAATCGAATTCATTATACTAAGAAGACAAATAACACCATTTTAAATACTGAGGATTTAATGTTGGAGATCAACACTATTCGCAAGCAAGGTTTTGCACTTGATAACATTGAAAACGAAGAAGGCATTCGATGTATTGCAGCCCCTATTTATGATTTTTCAGGTAAAATCATCGCAAGTTTTAGCATTTCCGGTCCAAGTAGTCGCATAACATTAGAACGAATTGACAATGATTTGGCTGAGAAAATATTAGCAACTGCTAAAATCATTTCCTTGCAGCTTGGTTACACAAACTAA
- a CDS encoding MarR family winged helix-turn-helix transcriptional regulator has translation MKGIEKYISYLINHSGTVLNSAVKKQFAPFNLAPEQSLILAVLKRENGLTQHEIGERLKKDKANITRMADNLEKKGFIQRVRDPNNRRAFNVFITAQGEATYDEVLVIYKKINEEICSRVTAEELSEFKRILGKLTSEK, from the coding sequence TTGAAAGGAATCGAAAAATACATAAGCTATTTAATCAATCATTCAGGTACAGTTCTTAATAGCGCTGTTAAAAAACAATTTGCACCTTTTAATTTGGCACCTGAACAAAGCCTCATATTAGCGGTTTTAAAACGAGAGAATGGGCTTACGCAACATGAAATAGGGGAAAGGTTAAAGAAAGATAAGGCTAATATTACAAGAATGGCAGATAACTTGGAGAAAAAAGGGTTTATACAGCGTGTTCGTGATCCGAATAATCGCCGCGCTTTCAATGTGTTTATAACAGCACAGGGAGAGGCAACATACGACGAAGTATTAGTTATATATAAAAAAATTAATGAAGAAATTTGCAGTAGGGTAACAGCAGAAGAATTAAGTGAATTTAAACGGATACTCGGTAAACTAACAAGTGAAAAATAA
- a CDS encoding NAD(P)-dependent alcohol dehydrogenase, whose translation MNVKAAVVYAPGDEYELSNLKLAELQPDEVLVKIVASGMCMSDETIRKGQTSVAFPVVLGHEGAGIIEQVGNAVKKFKVGDQVAMSYAYCGNCPSCQTGHPAVCNDWMKLNFLGVRDDGSHTFYTEDDAPVKNFYGHSSFATHTLVHENNLTKVDADVDLRLVGPLGCGFLTGSGTVINGLKPKVGSSIAVFGTGAVGLAAMMAAKLEGCSTIIAVDIHDSRLEIAKSLGATHTINSQVEDPIAKIAEITANQGVNYAVDTTGVAPVIKSALASLARGGVIAPIAVSTNKTELNITSELMLGSKSIIGVVMGDSVPQLSIPQLVKFYKEGRFPFDQLVKFYPFEDINQAAKDSTSGSVIKPILIMDESYTAPGN comes from the coding sequence ATGAACGTAAAAGCCGCTGTTGTCTATGCACCTGGAGATGAGTATGAATTAAGTAATTTGAAATTAGCTGAATTGCAACCAGATGAGGTTCTTGTAAAAATTGTTGCATCTGGTATGTGTATGTCTGATGAGACGATTAGAAAAGGTCAAACAAGCGTTGCATTCCCTGTTGTACTTGGCCATGAGGGGGCTGGTATTATAGAACAAGTGGGGAATGCTGTCAAAAAGTTCAAAGTAGGCGATCAAGTTGCGATGTCTTATGCATATTGTGGGAATTGCCCGAGCTGTCAAACTGGACATCCAGCAGTCTGTAATGATTGGATGAAATTAAATTTCTTAGGTGTACGTGATGATGGAAGCCATACATTCTATACAGAGGACGATGCACCTGTAAAAAACTTTTACGGACATTCTTCCTTTGCCACACATACATTAGTGCATGAAAATAACCTAACTAAAGTTGATGCAGATGTGGACTTGCGCTTAGTCGGTCCATTAGGCTGTGGCTTCTTAACGGGTAGCGGCACAGTAATCAACGGACTAAAGCCAAAAGTAGGCTCTTCTATTGCTGTTTTTGGTACAGGTGCTGTCGGTTTAGCAGCAATGATGGCAGCTAAACTAGAAGGCTGTTCAACAATCATCGCCGTCGATATCCATGACAGCCGACTAGAAATCGCTAAAAGCCTCGGTGCAACACATACAATTAATAGCCAAGTAGAAGATCCGATTGCAAAAATAGCTGAAATTACAGCAAATCAAGGGGTCAATTATGCGGTTGATACTACAGGAGTAGCACCTGTCATAAAAAGTGCTTTAGCTTCTTTAGCAAGAGGTGGAGTTATTGCACCAATCGCCGTATCGACAAATAAGACCGAGCTCAACATCACATCTGAACTTATGTTAGGAAGCAAAAGCATAATTGGAGTTGTCATGGGTGATAGCGTGCCACAACTTTCTATACCACAATTAGTGAAGTTTTATAAAGAGGGCCGCTTCCCATTTGATCAGCTTGTCAAATTTTATCCGTTTGAGGACATCAACCAAGCTGCTAAAGATTCAACTAGCGGCTCTGTCATTAAACCAATTCTCATTATGGATGAATCCTATACAGCTCCAGGTAACTAA
- a CDS encoding NAD(P)H-dependent flavin oxidoreductase produces the protein MSKIPVIVSPMFLVSTTEMVIEAGKAGVIGSFPLLNARTAEICAQWLIEVKNGLDKDIPWAVNFICHKTNNKRYDVDLELIRKYEPPIVITSLGHPGEVIDIVHAYGGLVYSDVAHVKHAKKAAQAGVDGLILVCAGAGGHGGTLNPFAFITAVKSFYKGKIILSGAISTGADVAAAQLMGADYAYIGTRFLAAKESNAQEDFKQMVIESTIEDILYTNSFSGVHANYLLPSIVKAGLDPATLQPKDKIDLSHLNGVKAFKDIWSAGQGVTSITKRETTKEIVDLLIQEYSAALESLKKVEVKL, from the coding sequence ATGAGTAAAATTCCTGTAATTGTTTCGCCAATGTTTTTAGTATCTACGACAGAAATGGTAATTGAAGCTGGAAAAGCAGGTGTAATCGGCTCTTTTCCATTATTAAATGCTCGTACTGCCGAAATTTGTGCGCAGTGGCTTATAGAAGTGAAAAATGGATTGGATAAAGATATTCCTTGGGCAGTGAATTTTATTTGTCATAAAACAAACAATAAACGTTATGATGTGGATCTAGAATTAATTCGGAAATACGAACCACCAATTGTCATTACTTCACTTGGACATCCTGGTGAAGTGATTGACATCGTTCATGCATACGGAGGGCTTGTTTATTCGGATGTGGCACATGTAAAGCATGCGAAAAAAGCAGCGCAAGCGGGAGTAGACGGCTTAATTTTAGTATGTGCTGGAGCAGGGGGGCACGGTGGGACATTGAACCCGTTCGCGTTCATTACAGCAGTGAAGAGTTTTTACAAAGGTAAAATTATTTTATCAGGAGCCATTTCAACGGGTGCAGATGTTGCAGCTGCACAGCTAATGGGTGCGGATTATGCCTATATTGGTACTCGTTTTTTAGCGGCTAAAGAAAGTAATGCACAAGAAGATTTCAAACAAATGGTCATTGAATCGACAATTGAAGATATTTTATATACAAATTCATTTAGCGGTGTCCATGCAAACTATCTCTTACCAAGTATCGTGAAAGCAGGACTGGATCCGGCTACACTACAACCAAAGGATAAGATAGACTTATCTCATTTGAACGGTGTAAAAGCCTTTAAAGATATTTGGTCTGCAGGGCAAGGGGTAACGAGTATTACGAAACGTGAAACAACAAAGGAAATTGTTGACTTATTAATTCAAGAATATAGCGCAGCATTGGAGAGCCTTAAAAAGGTTGAAGTGAAATTGTAG
- a CDS encoding TRAP transporter substrate-binding protein gives MKHFKGLIFMLSIVFILSACSGDSKVAGAEETFKLKYNSAYSPSLQDWQAKSKVTEEFVKLVEERSNGRIEIDVFYSNQLAGQAESLDALAKRTIDFQNISPAAWGDKMPEANFVSIPFWNMNEEHSLYVMRETEIGELFEEALEGHGVKLLSYWTASATGFMSNKPISSVADFKGLTMNLTSSLQANFYKKAGAGVASVPTADYYEALLRGTLDGIQFPFYALDDYKLAEVVDYITTPASVNPAIGVVAISQKTMDKLPEDLQKIIIDTALEMENAGVPGSKKHTEQSFKYAEENGIEIIKMTKESYEEMKELFKETAWEEFAAKNDRTKKMIDLLEVETEKWKKENPEMVEEFEQSLGN, from the coding sequence ATGAAGCACTTTAAGGGATTAATTTTTATGCTATCAATTGTATTTATACTATCGGCATGTAGCGGAGATAGTAAAGTGGCCGGAGCTGAAGAAACATTCAAATTAAAATATAACTCAGCATATAGTCCTTCATTACAAGATTGGCAAGCGAAGTCAAAAGTGACAGAGGAATTTGTTAAACTAGTAGAGGAGAGGTCTAATGGACGTATAGAAATTGATGTTTTTTATAGTAATCAATTGGCAGGTCAAGCTGAATCATTAGATGCTCTTGCAAAAAGAACGATTGATTTTCAGAATATATCGCCGGCTGCTTGGGGCGATAAAATGCCAGAAGCTAATTTTGTGTCCATACCATTTTGGAATATGAATGAAGAACATTCGTTATATGTAATGCGTGAAACAGAAATTGGTGAATTGTTTGAAGAAGCTTTAGAAGGTCATGGTGTGAAACTGTTAAGTTATTGGACAGCAAGTGCTACTGGATTTATGTCAAATAAACCAATTAGCAGTGTGGCTGATTTTAAAGGACTTACAATGAACTTGACTAGTAGCTTGCAAGCAAATTTTTATAAAAAAGCAGGTGCGGGTGTTGCTTCTGTTCCGACTGCTGATTATTATGAAGCTTTACTGAGGGGAACGCTAGATGGAATTCAATTCCCTTTTTATGCATTAGATGATTATAAATTAGCTGAGGTTGTTGACTATATTACTACACCAGCTTCCGTTAATCCAGCTATAGGAGTTGTTGCAATTAGCCAAAAGACAATGGATAAGCTCCCAGAAGATCTTCAGAAAATTATTATAGACACTGCACTTGAAATGGAGAATGCAGGAGTACCTGGTTCTAAAAAGCATACAGAACAGTCCTTTAAATATGCAGAAGAAAATGGCATAGAAATAATAAAAATGACGAAAGAATCCTATGAAGAAATGAAAGAATTATTTAAGGAAACAGCATGGGAAGAGTTCGCAGCAAAAAATGACCGTACAAAGAAAATGATAGACTTACTTGAAGTAGAAACAGAAAAGTGGAAAAAGGAAAATCCCGAAATGGTGGAGGAATTTGAACAATCGCTCGGGAATTAA
- a CDS encoding TRAP transporter substrate-binding protein, whose amino-acid sequence MKNFKGLFFILSMVFLLSACSEDGKEASSGTAKEETFTLKYNSAFLPSSEDWQAKSLATEKFAKLVEERSEGRIKIDIFYSNQLAGQAESLDALAKGTIDLQNITPVAWGDKIPEGSFTALPYWNINEEHSLYIMRETEIGEQYEEVTENYGVKILSYWPASATGYMSNKPIRNVSDLKGMTMNMSSDLLAGFYKEAGIGIATIPYAEQYEGLLRGTLDGIQFPFSSLKDYKLAEVVDYITKPATISPALGIVAISQKTLNKLPEDLQKILIDTALEMENEGIAASKRLTEESILYAQENNVEIVNMTKEAYEEIQELHKKTTWANYATKNERTKKMVDLLDEETEKWKKENPEMVEEFEKSLGN is encoded by the coding sequence ATGAAGAACTTTAAAGGATTATTCTTTATTTTATCAATGGTATTTCTATTATCAGCATGTAGTGAAGATGGTAAGGAGGCTAGTTCAGGGACTGCTAAAGAAGAAACATTCACTTTAAAGTACAACTCTGCATTCCTTCCATCATCGGAAGATTGGCAAGCGAAATCTTTAGCAACAGAAAAATTTGCTAAATTAGTAGAAGAAAGATCTGAGGGTCGAATAAAGATTGATATTTTTTATAGTAACCAATTGGCAGGTCAAGCTGAATCATTAGACGCCCTTGCAAAAGGGACAATCGATCTTCAAAATATTACGCCAGTTGCTTGGGGAGATAAAATTCCTGAAGGTAGTTTCACTGCTTTACCTTATTGGAATATAAATGAAGAACATTCATTATATATAATGCGTGAAACGGAAATTGGAGAGCAGTATGAAGAGGTCACGGAAAATTATGGTGTTAAAATTTTAAGTTATTGGCCAGCAAGTGCTACTGGATATATGTCTAATAAACCGATTCGTAACGTAAGTGATTTAAAAGGAATGACAATGAACATGAGTAGCGATTTATTAGCTGGCTTTTATAAAGAAGCAGGGATAGGAATTGCAACAATTCCGTATGCTGAGCAATATGAAGGCTTGCTACGAGGGACGCTTGATGGTATTCAATTCCCGTTCTCCTCTTTAAAAGATTATAAATTAGCTGAAGTAGTTGACTATATTACGAAGCCTGCAACGATTAGTCCAGCTTTAGGAATCGTTGCCATAAGTCAAAAGACGTTGAATAAGCTTCCAGAGGATCTTCAAAAAATACTCATAGACACAGCCCTTGAAATGGAAAATGAAGGAATTGCTGCTTCGAAGAGGTTAACAGAAGAGTCCATTCTTTATGCGCAAGAAAATAATGTTGAAATCGTCAATATGACGAAAGAAGCCTATGAAGAAATTCAGGAGCTACACAAAAAAACGACATGGGCTAATTATGCAACAAAGAATGAAAGAACAAAGAAAATGGTAGATTTACTTGATGAAGAAACAGAAAAGTGGAAGAAGGAAAATCCCGAGATGGTGGAGGAATTTGAAAAATCTCTCGGTAATTAA
- a CDS encoding acyl-CoA dehydrogenase family protein, which yields MDFSLNEEQLEFQSSARQIIESRGGLQLSRQYTEGEENVLNDLWAELGELGYFGINIPEQYGGLGMGALTLVPVLEEIGRAVLPGPYAETMAFGTPLIKAYGTPEQKQKYLSEIAVGKRKVSLALLEESIDFHPSTLQLEAQEVDSGYVITGKKLLVPNADVADTLIVPVRTGGGHGEYGISLLLVDREDTGWEIERLKNLDETRNLFNVTFNNAHISEEQLLGTKNIAWGILQEGLVYLNAALCSTMVGGIEKTVEMSTEHGNTRMQFGQPIGRFQAIKHRIVDMKLALEGSRSLSYYAAWAVENKSVEMIEAVSLAKSYTSESYVKVAGDNIQNHGGMGFTWEFDCHLFLKRARALENYLGSPNEHREKVAEQLGW from the coding sequence ATGGATTTTTCACTAAATGAAGAGCAACTGGAGTTTCAATCGTCTGCACGTCAGATTATAGAATCTAGAGGGGGTTTGCAACTTTCTCGCCAATATACGGAAGGTGAAGAAAATGTCCTAAATGACCTGTGGGCAGAATTAGGGGAGCTTGGTTATTTTGGGATTAATATACCGGAACAATACGGTGGTTTAGGGATGGGGGCATTAACACTTGTACCTGTACTAGAAGAAATTGGGCGTGCAGTACTACCAGGCCCTTATGCAGAAACAATGGCCTTTGGTACACCATTAATAAAGGCATATGGAACCCCAGAACAAAAACAAAAATACTTATCGGAAATTGCAGTAGGAAAAAGAAAAGTATCACTCGCATTGCTAGAAGAAAGTATAGATTTCCATCCTTCAACCTTGCAATTGGAAGCTCAGGAAGTTGATTCGGGTTATGTTATTACGGGGAAAAAACTCCTTGTTCCGAATGCGGATGTTGCGGATACACTCATTGTTCCAGTTCGAACAGGGGGAGGACACGGCGAGTATGGTATTTCCTTGCTACTCGTAGATCGCGAGGACACAGGATGGGAAATTGAGCGCTTAAAAAATCTAGATGAAACTAGAAATTTATTTAATGTGACGTTTAACAACGCTCATATTTCTGAGGAACAATTGTTAGGGACGAAAAATATTGCCTGGGGAATTTTACAGGAAGGTTTAGTTTACTTAAACGCAGCACTTTGTTCTACGATGGTTGGTGGAATCGAGAAAACCGTTGAAATGTCAACGGAGCATGGAAATACGCGAATGCAATTTGGGCAACCAATTGGAAGATTCCAAGCAATCAAACATCGAATTGTTGACATGAAATTAGCATTAGAAGGCTCGCGTTCCTTATCCTATTATGCAGCATGGGCTGTTGAAAATAAATCGGTAGAAATGATAGAAGCAGTTTCACTGGCCAAGTCCTACACTTCAGAATCCTACGTTAAAGTAGCAGGGGATAATATTCAAAACCATGGTGGTATGGGCTTCACATGGGAATTTGATTGTCACTTATTCCTTAAAAGAGCTAGGGCATTAGAAAATTATCTAGGGTCACCTAATGAACATCGAGAGAAAGTGGCTGAACAATTAGGCTGGTAA
- a CDS encoding acyl-CoA dehydrogenase family protein, whose product MDFSFTLEEEKFRDELRTWLEVNLPDGWIEGTYVMPEDDATKGPFLRDWQHKLSEGGWAGISWPKEYGGRGASLIEEVIYEQEMARVKAPTVLNIIGTAMVGPTLLQIGTDKQKEQYVHKILNGEEIWCQGYSEPGAGSDLAAIQTRAVKQGENWIINGQKTWTSYAHFADRCFVLARTEDTGKKHEGITAFLVDIHQEGVETQTIRSINDKREFNEMFFDNAVVHESDVVGEVNDGWRVGLILLSHERVGVARQTFRLQKLFEELVDLTNNLKRNGKPLIQDPIVRQQLASFRAETRAILLNYYRHLTETIRNGRPGPEGSIDKLNSSELTQRILSFAVSLQGESSLLWKEDALVSASWQQAYLRAYAHTIEGGTSEIQKNIIAERILGLPKDIKY is encoded by the coding sequence ATGGACTTTTCATTTACATTGGAAGAAGAAAAGTTTCGAGATGAATTACGAACATGGTTAGAAGTAAACTTACCAGATGGCTGGATTGAAGGAACGTATGTAATGCCTGAAGATGATGCAACAAAAGGACCCTTTTTAAGAGACTGGCAACATAAATTATCTGAAGGTGGATGGGCAGGGATTTCTTGGCCGAAAGAGTATGGAGGAAGAGGCGCTTCACTCATAGAAGAGGTGATTTATGAACAAGAAATGGCTCGAGTGAAAGCACCCACAGTGTTGAATATTATTGGGACTGCGATGGTTGGACCGACATTGTTACAAATAGGGACTGACAAGCAAAAAGAGCAATATGTTCATAAAATTTTAAATGGTGAAGAGATTTGGTGTCAAGGCTATTCTGAACCAGGTGCGGGATCGGATTTAGCCGCTATTCAAACAAGAGCAGTGAAGCAAGGTGAAAATTGGATTATCAATGGGCAGAAAACTTGGACGAGTTATGCACATTTTGCAGATCGTTGTTTTGTACTCGCTCGGACAGAAGATACGGGTAAAAAGCATGAAGGAATTACAGCTTTTCTAGTAGATATACATCAAGAGGGTGTTGAAACCCAAACAATCCGATCAATTAATGATAAACGTGAATTTAATGAGATGTTTTTCGATAACGCGGTTGTTCACGAATCCGATGTCGTTGGAGAAGTAAATGATGGTTGGCGTGTTGGACTGATTTTACTAAGTCATGAGCGTGTTGGAGTTGCGAGACAAACATTTCGATTGCAGAAGTTGTTTGAAGAACTTGTAGACTTAACGAATAATTTAAAAAGAAACGGTAAACCTCTGATTCAAGATCCAATTGTACGACAGCAATTAGCAAGCTTCCGAGCAGAAACACGTGCGATACTTTTAAATTATTATCGTCATTTAACAGAGACAATTCGCAATGGACGACCAGGTCCTGAAGGTTCCATTGATAAATTGAACTCTAGTGAATTGACCCAAAGAATCTTATCATTTGCCGTTTCATTACAAGGAGAAAGCAGTTTGTTATGGAAAGAAGACGCACTCGTTTCAGCAAGTTGGCAGCAAGCTTATTTACGTGCATATGCCCATACAATTGAGGGCGGAACTTCAGAAATTCAAAAGAATATTATAGCGGAAAGAATTCTTGGATTACCAAAGGATATTAAATACTAA